From the genome of Cryptococcus neoformans var. grubii H99 chromosome 11, complete sequence:
accaagTTCCAGGTATGAAAGTATTTTGAGGTTTGATAAAAcgataataataaaaaaaTCAAAGAATGACAGATAATTAGATATCATCGCCAATGGAAACCTGGACTTGCTCGCCTGGCTTAAAGGGAGGAAGGCCTGTTAAAAgtgatcatcatcagctcCATTCAACAActaaaaagaaaaaaaaaagacttACCGAGATATGGACAACTCGAGCACCTAAACGCATCTCCCAGGTAACAACTACCACAGCTGCTCGTCTTCTTGGCTTCTGCTCTCTTATCCACCGGCCAGATaccttccatcccctccGTCGCCTTCTTGAGGTTCTCCGGtatatcatcatcgccttccAAAAAGAATGCCTTTTGGGCTTCCTTGACAGCTGCCGACGTCTgagcatcctcctcctgctcaagctccttcAACCCACACGTGCAATCCTTGCATGCCCTGCGTCGCTTGACGGGCTTCCCATTCTCTGCGGGGAACACGCACTCGGGCCGGGTGCGGTCTGCAGGAGTCAAGAGCGATTTACCACCGTCAGGAATAAGGGGAGAGTCAATCGCCCAAAGAGCAGCTTTGCGAGCCTTGTCCCCATTCCGACGGAGCTGTAGAGGACGAGCGCCACCTAGAGTGACAGATGTTGAGCTGGAAGGCGCGGGTGAGGGGACCGATGTGACGGTAGGAAGTGAGGGCGCGCTAGGTGATGTATAGGCAAGCGTagatggagaaggcgtAGGCAGGATGGGAGTGAATGAATGAGAAGCAAGGGCGGCATGTAACGTGCCAAGTTGGGACTCTGCGTCAGCCGGGATATGTATGAATATCTGGGTAGATGGTGGAATAGCAGGAAGCAGATTGggcgggagaggaagaggcaggaCAAGATGAATGGtgagagggggagggggaagagtGGTGGCTAAGGAGCGGGCAAATGAGTTATGGGCTATTTGAGGCAAGTAAAAGAGGGATATACGTACCGTTATCCAAGATGCGGTCTACCATCTCACCTTGtaccaaggaggagggcgatgCGGCAGATTTGAGACTTGTGATGATGGCCTGGTACTCGGGGGCTCTTTGCATGGAGCCAAGCACGAGCTGGGTGGCGGGAGTGGAGGAGTGGCCGGGAGCAGCCGGGGGCACGGGGGCAGGCATGGTGGGCGTGGAGtgggtggatggatggTTAGGGAAGTGGGCGGTCACTAGgcggtggaagaagggatgggaaaagaaaggaagaacaaTAGACGAGAGAAATTCTCTATGCCATATACATGGAAATGACGATTAATAAAATGCCTTGGCTGACTCACGCAATTAGCATCCTCCGAATTGGATCCCTTCCCACGACCTTACaaatcttcctccttaCGTACGCCTCCACTATCCTTTATGCAACTTTGTTACGTAATGCATTCTAGCACTTACCAACTGGTTAATCTGCTTTTTCCTGCATGAGAAAGCCAAGTACACAAAACGTGGAAAAGGGACAGGCAAAACCATGTACCCGCCCGCCTGTACTGTAGTTGTCTCGAAACATCATCGAAGAGCGCACAAAATTCATGCCGACAAGAAATGCACGTGATTTGTCGCGTTGAAGAGCGCGCACAGTGGGAACATTTTTATTTTCCTCGGTCACTTTTTTTAAACTCTTCGGTCCCTTTCGCGTGCCATTCGCGTCCAGAACCCAAAATACAAAAAATCCATGTTTACACGCACAATTTAAACGCGAGAaattccttctttcccccgAGGAGGAGTACGCGTAAAATCCCGTTGGTGATTTTTAAATGAAATCAAACCAACCGGGATCCAGAACGGGGGATCTCGGTATCTCGCTTTTTCGGAAAATTGTGGAGTACTAGTAGTGGAGGGGTGGGACGCGCCAAACACATGGGTCGTGAGTGGGAACAAGGCACAAGTGAGCTCCAAAGTGAGCTCACACCGGACTCTAGTCACGCCATACTGCGACATGCAATGTATAAAAGAATGCATGAACCTGGTAATCCCCAGGACCTATATTCTTTCACCCACCAATCATTCATTCCCCTCCGTGATATCCCAGATCAACACCTGGCAGAGCATAAACAGCATTATCACTTGCCGCTCCATACCTTGCACCTTATCAGATAAACGACGGTGccctccacttcttcccctcgcACTTGCTGCGCCCCCTGCCAATTTACCTTTACGTGCCAATTGTCAAGCATGGCTTCAATTGCTCAGCCCATCGACTTCCCTTCCCGTCCCTCTTATTCCACTACAACTTCTCCGTCGAGCTCACCTTCTCGCTCCAACTCGTACGACCTGTCTTCCAGCCCTAAAACGGGTACCAGCCCAGGTCAGCACCCTTGCCCGCACTTGAGCGAATTTGTACAAAGCTTGTACAAAGCCTGGGGCTCAAAAACAGACACTCAGGGAAGGCGACGATGGTGAAAGATGCTCATCCGCTGTGAAGCGCATCTTGTCATATAGTCTTGAGACTATAGAGGGACAAATATAGGGGCTAAGGTCAAAGGTAAGTCTCTCAAATAGTAAGCGGGTGCAATAGCTGATTCGGGCTCCTCCTGTTGTTCACAGACCCCCCAACAAATCAAATAGAGTTGTATCCACGTTGTGAAAGACTTGCCTAGCAATGATCACACTTCATAATCAATCACTACATTAGCATGTCAAATACGTATCTTATTTTTATGATTGTTTTTCGGACAGTTTTCTCTAgtctttcatcatcctgTAGCTTGTACTTGCCCATGTACTTATTTTCTCGACGCTTTATCATCTGCTACTTTGTTCTTTATACATTTCTTATGGCGCCATTATATCTACATCTTTTGCCGTCTCAAGGACCCTACCATCATATCTGAAGAAAGCAGTGTACCATATACATATGAAGACGACAAGACTGTAGAGGTGACATCGATTTTTCATCGGTATACAGGTTTCACCATTCATATGCCACAGACTTGCGAATATGTATAGTCAGTGATAATACTGGAGATCTATGCAGTATCTTGGAGCGTCCCGGTTGGTGTTGCACGATAGTAGGTGGCTATCACGAGAAAGTGGTTACGGACCGGACTACTGGTAAGATGGATGTACTGGTACTGTACACGCTCAGTAGCCGGTAGCCAGCTTATGCAGCGAAAGATCTGCCCATCTGGATTCCCAACAAAGCCTGACCATCAATTAACGTTCATACCGCACAGGCCCTCAACCCCCAAGATTGTGTTGCGTCGGGTAAGGAGGATCAATCAAGATCTAGTCGATAAATACACACATAACCTTTGTGTAGAGCCGATCGTGAGGTTGACAGAGAGAGTCTTGGAGGGGTCTGCCGGCGCTGAGTTCACCTTTTTAGCCTCGCTCGATGCTTCAAATGCTTTCAACCGTGTAGATAGGGCCGAGATGGCAGCTGCGGTCAAGACCCATGGGCCGACGCTTTGGAGGACTTGCAAATGGGCTTATGGCGACTCGTCATACCTCGTGTGTGGCGACAAAGTCCTTCAATCCTCTCAAGGTGTTCGACAGGGTGACCCCTTCggccctctcttcttctcgatcaCCCTCCGACCAACCCTGAACGCCCTCTGCCAATCCCTAGGTCCGTCCACGCAAGCGCTCGCGTACCTCGACGACATCTACCTCTTCCCAAACGACTCGCAAGTCCTCAGCAAAACAACCCAATTCCTCGCCGACAAACAGCACATCATCAAACTCAATGAAAGAAATGCAAGTTAATCAGCTTCGAGGAGATCAGGCAGGACGGCTTCAAGATGCTAGGGACGATGGTAGGAGGTAAAGAGAAGCGGGCGGAGTTTCTGGAAGGCAGGATTCGGAGGGAAATTGTTAAATGAATGATTGAGGACTGGTACGGATGCTCAGCTTCCTTTCTAACCAAAGTCAGATGAGGAAAGCCATCCGGTACCAAGCCACTATGGACTTATATATCTATCTATGCTCACCACTACAAGCTAAATGATATAATACTATCCACCTCGCTAATCTGTAAGCACACCATCGGTGACCCAATCTGACATCATGGCCTCCTTTTCTAAGTTATCACAATCTCCACCTCGCTACCATTCTCCCAACACTCTGGTCTCCATGACCGCACCCTGATCGGCTCCTCCATCCCTGTCTGTCGCTTCTGAGGGTCGGATTCACCTCTAGGTCACGACGAGCTATGCCGAGCACGAAACCCCTGGACCCAGCGCCGACACGACGCCATCAACCGGTCATCTTCCAACACCTCAAGCAAATCCAAGGTGCCATGGTCGAAATTGAGCCGCACAGGCTGTCagggcaaaggagaaacgACCTTCGGGTCAGAGGTTCCAGTGCACTAGCCTTCGCCGATTATGACCTCAAGGTTTACTCCCTCGGTGACCGCGACGCGCGAAGCACAGTCCCCCCCTGCACCCCCAACAGCAAACTGGCCGACTTCTGCCTGGATTGGTGCGTAAATCGGCATGACAAGGTGGGCCAGGTCGTCGCCAAGAATGCTCCGAAGGTCACTGGTGGTGTCTTCAAACCGATAATTCTATCCACTGGTGGACTGGTGGGCAAGAGCACGGCGGACGAGTGGAAGGACTGGAGGCAGGCGATACCGGCAGGTGCTtttgagaggatggagaagagaattgGTGCCGAGTCGGTGAAAGCAAGAGCGAGGACGCTTGTCTtgtagaggaagaggcgttAGCGGCGAGGAGAGTGAGGTTGAATGATTTTTTAAAAGTTGTTATTTAAGTAGTTTTTTAATTCGGGTAGCATACACGACAACCCACTAAGTTAAACAACGCAAACATGCAACCTCTATAACCCCCAAGATTGTGTTGCATCGGGTAAGGAGGATCAATCAAGATCTAGTCGATAAATACACACATAACCTTTGGTCACTGATCGACTATTACAAGAAGTcacctcttcttgtcccaTGTCCGGAGTCCTGATCTTTACGCAGATCAGTCTGCACACACAGCAAAACAGGGTTGCCTGGATTCATATcttctatcttcttcttttatCATTTTTAGCCACTGATAATATTCAAAACTATGGACTATGTATGTACGAAGATGGCTGGTGAAGTCGTGATGAGAAGTGTTTGGGTGAGggtcttttcttttctacTGTCAATTATCAACCTTCGGGCTCTGGTATTAGTAGCCTCTACATTATTGTTATACAGTACCTGTTGCATCGCAATAGACAATAGCCTTCTGGTGTCTCTGCCTGGCGTGCTGTGGTATCTTGCCCGGTGAGAGACTGCGTCGATAGCTAAGTAATCGCATGTCAAAGTTGGTATCGCATAGTCCTATGATAGTAGTAGGCAGTAAATAAGGACTGAACTACTATCAAGTCGTCCACATACGCTTTTATCTGCAAACTGCAGCTTTGATTGACGCCTTCAAATGTCAAAAATTGTGCACTGACATTTTATTGCCGATTTTAGCAAGCATCATCCGGCATCTGCCCCATCATTCATCACCACAGACCGACGAATGCTTGTCGTGCAGCACCGTGCATGCATCGTCGTGTTTTATATAGCTAAACAGAAACTATATTTGTTGTGTACTCTTTTAGTGCCCATATAATGGTTTATTGTACATGAGCTACAGACTATAGTAAACACTTTATTGCACAGTACTTGCCTACGGTCCCTGTACAGGTCCAACACTTTACTAGAAAAGACAATCATTAAAGTGACCGAGTAGGGGTTGCAGGTGCAAGTCTGACCGCGTAGCATAATAGCAGTGTTACATTACATGGGGCCGTGCGGTATAACCTAAAAAAAACCCAGATTTGGTGATGAATGATGCATGAATTTGATGGATGGCCCTTGGGCGTCCTGCAGAACACGGGTCACGGACCACGGGTCACAAACATCAAACCGACACATCTCTAATCTGTGTGTTGTTGCGCTGTTCACTGCCGGGCACTGGAACCTTCCGCCGATCGGGGCAGCATCAGCCTGGTGTGGAATTCCAAGGCGTCGAAATTTTGCACCAAGATCAGCTACTAGATGCAGAACCATCCCCGCCATCAACCAGCAGCAGGGCGAGGACACTACACCACCGATTCCATCCCCCGACGCCTTCTTACTAGTGTTTCATAGAGGCCGCGCCGCCCTCTTTGTTtctcttttgtttttcccCCTCGTCCACTTACTCTCTCGTTCCCACTCCTCACTAGACCTCACCATAAACAAATTTATATCACCTCTGaccccttcctcatcatccaaaggCTCAACAAAGGTCCTCATCAGTTATCATTCCCCTTTGAAAGGACCTTCATTTGGCCCAGAAATCGACAGTCACTGAACATCCTTTTGCTTCATTCTTTTTCACCTGGTGAGTACGCGTCTCGCACGCACTCTCCATCCTTAACGTTAGGGCAGCATAAAGGGCTCCAGCCTTGCTGCATTGCTGTCAGTGTATTGATTATGTGATGTGCACCGGATGATATCGCTGACGATTGCCACTCACCATTCATATTCTACGCACACTGCCTTCAATCGGTACTTGCCGGCACACACACAATCCTCTTACACACTTTCTCTTTGTCCGCTGTGTCTTTCGTGCTTTACAAACCTCCTCTGCCCACTATGTTAGCCAGCTTACCTTGTCCACATTCGCCAGAGTGGAAAGTAAACTGCATACACACGAAACCATACAGTACTGCCATTCATGTGCAGTATTGTAGGTTGATTGATAAGCTCTATTATCTATTCAGTTCGTTGTACGATACAACCAGAAGTAAGGCAAAAGAGTTTATATCCATCAAAGAGTACTCACTTTaaatcatcttcttctcccttcaaAGTTACCTTTTCAGAAAGAAATTGTTTTCAGAAGAGGTACCGCCAGCCAACATCCACAGCAGATAACCAccaaatcttcttcactcgCGTTTTTTAGATAACCCTTTTGTGCCAATCCTTTCGCTAAGATAAGAATCTACCAGTGAGTTGTTTTACTTGGAGAATAACAACCGTTATTGAGGATTCTTGATACAGGAGTAACAACACGGCAGCCAAGGCATACTGACCGCCTTCGAAAAGTCTTGGTTCTTCACTGTGAGTCGATTCTcaatcttttctttcttacTATGCGTCTCTCTGCCATAGTTCTGCGGTAGGAAAAAAACCAGCGCACTTGGTATAGCAGTCAGTCTTCTTTGAGCTGAGAATGCCATAAATGTTCACATGCCACCGACGTTGGCGTCTTCTGACCACTATCATTGATACCTTTGGGTCGAACTTTAATGCCTTTGGGCCAAAGGCGGCTCACATCCACGGTACTATCTCCCTAGATTTCCACCAATATCATTCCCTTTGTCTTCTCGTATCCTTCAGAGTCGGAATGTTAGCTGACTCACTGTTCTGGTCTGTTGCCTTCACCGTCATCTCTCCCTTTAAACTGGCACTCGTCAACATCCTGCTTCCTTCAATCACACGGCATCCATTTTCTGATGTTTCCAGGTCTCTCGGGTTTCGTACCTCGTAGACACCCATATTGCTCCAAGATAATAGACAGTACAGCTCTCGGCGACCTTGCATCATCTGCTTCACATTTCCTTTGTCCACTCACAGCTTTCTCGACACCTCTCTTCCCGCGCCTGACCGAGGAGATCCATCAGAAAGTACGAACTTGTAAGTGAAACACACTTCCCTAGAGAATCCTTGCTTCTCCAAGGGGGTGACTGCGTCAATCCACACAGGATTGGGGCGAACAGATGAGCTGACTCTGCCTTTTACTAGTAGACCTAAACGCCAGTCGTTTACTGGTAGACCTAAACGCCATTTATTGACTGCCTCGTCCTTTTAACGGACGTCCTGTACACCTTCATTCCTGTTTTTCCACCACCTTTTTAATTTGTCCTTTCATCGACCTACGGTATCCTTGCTTATCATCCGTACTCCGTCGACTCAGAAGTCAGACATAGCTTACCATGACTTCAATGATTCACTCGCAGTCCTTCGACGGCGATCGTAGTCAGAGTGGTCTGCATACCTCCCCTGCGGCATCACCTCGCAGTGGTCGTCCTCACCCCCAATCGTCTCTTCACATTGCT
Proteins encoded in this window:
- a CDS encoding Fe-S cluster assembly protein DRE2, with protein sequence MPAPVPPAAPGHSSTPATQLVLGSMQRAPEYQAIITSLKSAASPSSLVQGEMVDRILDNATTLPPPPLTIHLVLPLPLPPNLLPAIPPSTQIFIHIPADAESQLGTLHAALASHSFTPILPTPSPSTLAYTSPSAPSLPTVTSVPSPAPSSSTSVTLGGARPLQLRRNGDKARKAALWAIDSPLIPDGGKSLLTPADRTRPECVFPAENGKPVKRRRACKDCTCGLKELEQEEDAQTSAAVKEAQKAFFLEGDDDIPENLKKATEGMEGIWPVDKRAEAKKTSSCGSCYLGDAFRCSSCPYLGLPPFKPGEQVQVSIGDDI